In one Nicotiana sylvestris chromosome 8, ASM39365v2, whole genome shotgun sequence genomic region, the following are encoded:
- the LOC138875124 gene encoding uncharacterized protein translates to MRGAIQLLTRLVATQARRQEVGIGHADKSVSARVLDFINLDPLVFAGADPNEDPQVFIDRIQRTLRVMKATVTESVELASYRLRDVAVSWYESWELYRGEDTPPAVWQEFTEAFLRHYLPLELRRARVDRFLTIQQGNMSVREYNLQFDSLARYVPTIVSKMDDRVHWFMMGLEPHLLNNCMSVSLQPDMDISRIQAYTQGVKEHKQK, encoded by the coding sequence atgagaggTGCTATTCAGTTattaacccgattagtagccACACAGGCTCGAcgtcaggaagtaggtattggtcatgcagataagTCTGTGAGTGCGAGGGTtcttgactttattaatttagaccctctggTATTTGCTGGAGcagatccaaacgaggaccctcaggtatttattgatagaatacAGAGGACGTTAAGGGTGATGAAGGCCACtgtgactgagtcagttgagctagcttcctatagactccgagatgttgcagttagttggtacgagtcttgggaattgtacAGAGGTGAGGATAcccctccagcagtatggcaagagtttacagaagcttttcttcgtcattatttGCCACTAGAGCTTAGacgggccagagttgataggttcttgaccattcaacagggtaacatgagtgttcgggagtacaatcttcagtttgattcattggctaggtatgttcccactattgtatctaagatggatgATCGGGTTCACTGGTtcatgatgggattagagcctcacttgcttaacaaTTGTATGTCAgtctcacttcagccagacatggatatttctcgtattcaggcatacacTCAGGGTGTAAAGGAGCATAAACAGAAATAG